In a single window of the Entelurus aequoreus isolate RoL-2023_Sb linkage group LG16, RoL_Eaeq_v1.1, whole genome shotgun sequence genome:
- the sft2d3 gene encoding vesicle transport protein SFT2C, whose protein sequence is MAELNRQLQEYLAQSKGGGAAKTISQSRSSTTVEIGDAQPVPGSWFGQWSSPWSGSRGSNAAAQSSSISWPWSAEPDPCLPGISRRQRLAIFGMLAALSALCFGLSFLYAPLLLLYARKFALLWSLGSLFAIAAAAVLRGPSKLVAGLPTSPGAAVYLCALGGTLYAALSLHSTALTALGAAAQVTAIVGYVVSLLPGGSAGIRFMGGMAASAIKRTVSGKTMPI, encoded by the coding sequence ATGGCGGAGTTAAACCGGCAGCTGCAGGAGTATTTAGCTCAGTCCAAAGGCGGTGGTGCCGCCAAGACAATCTCTCAGTCTCGCTCAAGTACCACGGTGGAGATAGGCGACGCGCAGCCAGTCCCTGGAAGTTGGTTCGGCCAGTGGTCCAGTCCGTGGTCCGGAAGCCGTGGGAGTAATGCTGCGGCCCAGAGCTCCAGTATCAGTTGGCCGTGGTCAGCTGAGCCGGACCCCTGCCTGCCCGGCATTTCTCGCCGCCAACGGCTGGCGATATTCGGGATGTTAGCGGCATTGTCGGCGCTGTGCTTCGGTTTGTCGTTCTTGTACGCGCCCTTGTTGCTGCTCTACGCCCGCAAGTTTGCACTGCTATGGTCGCTCGGTTCACTTTTCGCCATTGCGGCCGCTGCAGTGCTCCGTGGACCCAGCAAGCTGGTCGCCGGCCTGCCCACCTCGCCCGGAGCTGCCGTGTACCTGTGCGCCCTCGGAGGGACTCTGTATGCCGCGTTGAGCCTTCACAGCACCGCGCTGACCGCACTCGGAGCCGCAGCGCAGGTCACCGCTATCGTCGGCTACGTTGTGTCGCTGCTTCCCGGAGGAAGTGCCGGGATCCGCTTCATGGGAGGGATGGCGGCGTCCGCTATTAAAAGGACAGTGAGCGGCAAAACTATGCCAATATGA
- the wdr33 gene encoding pre-mRNA 3' end processing protein WDR33 — protein MATDVSSPQRFFHMPRFQHQAPRQLFYKRPDFAQQQAMQQLTFDGKRMRKAVNRKTIDYNPSVIRYLQNRQWQRDHRDLRAIQPDAGCYNDLVPPIGMMNNPMNAVTTKFVRTSTNKVKCPVFVIRWTPEGRRLVTGASSGEFTLWNGLTFNFETILQAHDSPVRAMTWSHNDMWMLTADHGGYVKYWQSNMNNVKMFQAHKEAVREASFSPTDSKFATCSDDGTVRIWDFQRCHEERILRGHGADVKCVDWHPTKGLVVSGSKDSQQPIKFWDPKTGQSLATLHAHKNTVMEVKWNTNGNWLLTASRDHLCKLFDIRNLKEELQVFRGHKKEATAVAWHPIHEGLFASGGSDGSLLFWHTGVEKEVGGMEMAHEGMIWSLAWHPLGHILCSGSNDHTSKFWTRNRPGDKMRDRYNLNLLPGMSEDGVEYDDMDSNSIAAIPGMGIPEQLKAAMEQEQSHKEAGPEEMSIPGLDWGMDEVMGKDNKKVPQKKVPYAKPIPAQFQQAWAENKVPMMPPAGDSPKERKVEQKLDMKKKTQAEIEQEIASFQYTNPLLMEQLKMDRMMGTEGNNQSKGHVGPFPGQQNFPRPQQMSNNMGTPMGSGGMQPSFMAPGQMGAPSGPPQGMMGPVDMQRHPAPTRNLGPQGHHSMGPGPRGMQGPHGGLTGPPSRGMGPRDLQGAPPQGGIMGPPSRTHGNMPNNYGMSNMQATPGGMHGPPANMQGPPGNMQGPPYMQHQTQTSAPVMHGRGQQGPNNKDPRGPSPNHLMGPPERQGAGGPDQGHYWGDNQQGRHGTQDFDVNQKFHGRGEEGWRHGPAYQGGGGHSSGSGHRGGSGGNWGTDDRPPRDSGEFRGRRDDRFRGGPGRPGGRGYQDEYGSKEEGFDGSEDVRSWDTGGRGRPRGGGPPRGGGHDGYRDGPQLHDGTSPVGRERSLSLQGMDMASLPPRKRPWQDGPGTADPRERELPAADTGRPPQRDEGGYGPPGRGGRGGWGPALRRGAPPPRGVMRGGGRGR, from the exons ATGGCGACGGACGTCAGCTCACCGCAGCGGTTTTTCCACATGCCCCGCTTCCAGCATCAAGCGCCGCGGCAGTTGTTCTACAAGCGACCAGACTTTGCTCAACAGCaagcaatgcagcagctcaccttCGATGGAAAACGCATGAGGAAGGCTGTCAATCGCAAAACCATCGACTACAACCCTTCGGTCATCAGATACCTGCAG AATCGTCAGTGGCAACGAGATCACCGTGACCTACGAGCCATTCAGCCTGATGCCGGATGCTACAACGAC TTGGTTCCTCCCATCGGAATGATGAACAATCCAATGAATGCTGTCACCACAAAGTTTGTGCGCACGTCCACCAACAAAGTCAAATGTCCTGTCTTTGTCATCCGG TGGACTCCTGAGGGGCGTCGTCTGGTCACAGGAGCATCCAGCGGCGAGTTTACGCTATGGAATGGACTGACATTCAACTTTGAGACCATTTTACAG GCTCACGACAGTCCGGTGCGTGCCATGACATGGTCCCACAACGACATGTGGATGCTGACGGCGGACCATGGCGGCTATGTGAAGTACTGGCAGTCCAACATGAACAACGTGAAGATGTTCCAGGCTCACAAGGAGGCCGTTAGAGAAGCCAG CTTTTCGCCCACTGATAGTAAATTTGCCACCTGCTCAGATGACGGCACTGTTCGGATTTGGGACTTTCAGCGCTGCCATGAGGAGCGCATCCTTCGAG GTCATGGTGCTGATGTGAAGTGTGTGGACTGGCACCCCACTAAAGGTCTGGTGGTGTCTGGCAGCAAAGACAGTCAGCAGCCAATCAAATTCTGGGACCCAAAAACTGGACAGAGTCTGGCAACATT ACACGCCCACAAAAACACAGTGATGGAGGTCAAGTGGAACACAAACGGAAACTGGCTGCTGACTGCCTCGCGTGACCACCTTTGTAAACTGTTTGACATCAGGAACCTGAAGGAAGAACTCCAGGTGTTCCGGGGTCATAAAAAGGAAGCAACAG CGGTGGCGTGGCATCCCATCCATGAAGGCCTGTTTGCTAGCGGAGGTTCTGATGGTTCTTTGCTCTTCTGGCATACAGG AGTGGAGAAGGAGGTGGGAGGCATGGAGATGGCTCATGAGGGCATGATCTGGAGTCTGGCCTGGCACCCGCTAGGTCACATTTTGTGCTCTGGCTCCAATGACCACACCAG TAAATTTTGGACAAGGAATCGTCCCGGTGACAAGATGAGGGACCGTTATAACCTCAACCTGCTACCTGGAATGTCAGAAGATGGCGTGGAATACG ATGACATGGACTCAAACAGCATTGCTGCCATCCCCGGAATGGGCATCCCTGAGCAGCTGAAGGCCGCCATGGAGCAGGAGCAGAGTC ATAAGGAGGCAGGGCCAGAGGAGATGTCCATCCCAGGACTGGACTGGGGCATGGACGAGGTTATGGGAAAAGACAACAAGAAGGTCCCCCAAAAGAAAGTCCCCTACGCCAAACCCATCCCAGCCCAGTTCCAACAG GCCTGGGCTGAGAATAAAGTTCCCATGATGCCCCCTGCTGGAGACAGTCCCAAAGAGCGCAAAGTGGAGCAGAAATTGGACATGAAGAAGAAAACACAGGCGGAGATTGAGCAGGAGATAGCATCTTTCCAGTACACCAACCCCTTACTGATGGAG CAGCTGAAGATGGACCGCATGATGGGTACCGAAGGGAACAACCAGAGCAAAGGCCATGTGGGCCCCTTCCCTGGTCAACAGAACTTCCCTCGTCCCCAGCAGATGTCCAATAACATGGGGACTCCCATGGGCTCTGGAGGCATGCAACCTTCTTTCATGGCCCCTGGTCAGATGGGGGCTCCCTCTGGGCCACCTCAGGGCATGATGGGACCTGTAGACATGCAAAGACATCCTGCACCCACCAGGAACTTGGGCCCTCAAGGACATCACAGCATGGGTCCTGGACCTAGAGGAATGCAGGGTCCCCACGGGGGGTTGACAGGGCCACCCTCTAGAGGAATGGGTCCCCGAGACCTACAGGGGGCTCCGCCTCAGGGGGGCATTATGGGGCCCCCATCCAGGACACATGGCAACATGCCAAACAACTATGGGATGAGTAACATGCAGGCTACCCCGGGTGGGATGCATGGGCCCCCGGCGAACATGCAGGGCCCCCCGGGGAACATGCAGGGCCCCCCGTACATGCAGCATCAG ACTCAGACCTCGGCACCTGTGATGCATGGGAGGGGCCAACAGGGCCCCAACAACAAAG ACCCTCGGGGGCCATCACCAAACCACCTCATGGGGCCTCCGGAACGCCAAGGCGCCGGGGGGCCCGACCAGGGACATTACTGGGGGGACAATCAGCAAGGCCGACACGGGACGCAGGACTTTGACGTGAACCAGAAGTTCCATGGACGAGGAGAGGAGGGATGGAGACACGGACCCGCCTACCAGGGAGGTGGGGGGCACAGCAGCGGGAGCGGTCACCGAGGAGGTAGCGGCGGTAACTGGGGCACCGATGACAGGCCCCCCCGAGACTCAGGGGAGTTCAGAGGGCGACGAGATGACAG ATTTAGAGGCGGTCCAGGTCGACCTGGAGGTCGAGGTTACCAGGATGAGTACGGGAGCAAGGAGGAAGGCTTTGATGGCTCTGAAGATGTGAGAAGCTGGGACACCGGAGGCCGGGGAAGACCACGAGGCGGCGGACCCCCCAGAGGAGGGG GTCACGATGGCTATCGTGATGGTCCCCAGTTGCATGATGGGACGTCCCCTGTGGGCCGTGAGCGCTCTTTGTCTCTCCAGGGGATGGACATGGCATCTCTGCCGCCAAGAAAAAGACCATGGCAGGACGGCCCGGGAACTGCAGACCCTCGAGAGCGAGAGTTGCCCGCCGCCGACACAG GACGACCTCCTCAGAGGGACGAAGGTGGTTATGGTCCACCGGGGAGAGGAGGACGGGGTGGGTGGGGTCCAGCGCTAAGGAGAGGAGCCCCTCCACCAAGAGGTGTGATGCGGGGTGGTGGTCGGGGCCGGTAG